In the genome of Acetomicrobium thermoterrenum DSM 13490, one region contains:
- a CDS encoding diol dehydratase small subunit: protein MISEETLKTIIRQVMDEMQCNQKTDSDSAEVSIADYPLGEKRPELLQTPKGRPFKEVTFDGMLKGSVAPEEFRISPLTLELQAKIALEAKRPCFANNLQRAAEMTQIPDQRLLEIYEALRPRRSTEDELLKMAEELENVYHAKKCAEWVREAADVYKQRGLLRNGELV, encoded by the coding sequence ATGATTTCTGAAGAGACTTTAAAGACTATAATACGTCAAGTCATGGATGAGATGCAATGCAACCAAAAGACAGATTCCGATTCTGCTGAGGTGTCCATTGCAGACTATCCCTTAGGAGAAAAAAGGCCGGAATTGCTTCAGACTCCCAAAGGTCGTCCGTTTAAAGAAGTGACATTTGATGGAATGCTAAAGGGGAGTGTAGCACCGGAAGAATTTCGCATATCACCCTTAACGCTGGAACTACAGGCAAAGATAGCTTTAGAGGCAAAAAGGCCATGTTTTGCCAATAATTTGCAGCGTGCAGCCGAGATGACTCAGATCCCTGACCAGCGCCTTTTGGAAATATATGAGGCCTTACGACCGCGGCGTTCTACCGAAGATGAGCTGCTTAAGATGGCAGAAGAGCTTGAAAACGTTTATCATGCGAAGAAATGTGCGGAATGGGTTCGTGAAGCTGCTGATGTTTACAAGCAAAGGGGGCTATTGCGCAATGGAGAATTAGTTTAA
- a CDS encoding propanediol/glycerol family dehydratase large subunit, with product MRKECSNLAKSKRQKRFEILEQRPVALDGFLKEIPESGLIAMDSPFDPKPSVEVVNGKIVEMDGVRREKFDMIDRFIADHTIDVSLASEMMAIDCSKLAYMLVDPAVSRSELIKIFGALTPAKIAKVLSLLNVVELMMAMYKMRARKRPAEQCHVTNVRDNPVLIAADAAEGALYGFDELETTVANTRYGPLNAISLLVGGHIGRPGVLTCCSMEESVELRQAMSGWTSYAETISTYGTERVFVDGDDTPWSKGFLCSAYQSRGAKTRFTSGGAAELLMGYPDGKSMLYLEVRTLMVTKGDGAQGTQNGCKSCIGVGAALPGGIRAILAENLAAAILDLETVTGNDQSFTHSDIRRVARTLMQLLPGTDFICGGYSATPNYDNMFAGSNWDTADYYDWMVLQRDLKVDGGLRPIKEEQAIEIRSRAARAIQCVFNELGLPSITDDEIEAAIYCNGSREMPERDMVADMKAAQRLVEDGISGIDIAKILAKNGYTDAARGIFEVLKQRIAGDYLQTSAIIDKNFHVISSVNEPNDYSGPGTGYRVSDEKWKEIQKIPMELGPEDLI from the coding sequence TTGCGAAAGGAGTGTTCAAATTTGGCTAAGAGCAAGAGACAGAAGAGATTTGAAATCTTAGAGCAGCGTCCAGTTGCACTGGATGGTTTCTTAAAGGAAATTCCGGAATCTGGATTAATTGCTATGGATAGCCCATTTGATCCAAAACCCAGCGTAGAAGTCGTTAACGGCAAAATTGTAGAAATGGACGGGGTTAGGCGCGAGAAGTTTGATATGATTGACAGATTCATAGCTGATCATACGATCGACGTTTCCTTGGCTTCGGAAATGATGGCGATTGATTGTTCAAAGCTGGCCTATATGTTGGTCGATCCTGCAGTTTCAAGGTCTGAGTTGATCAAAATTTTTGGCGCCCTTACCCCTGCTAAGATCGCTAAAGTGCTTAGCCTGTTAAACGTAGTTGAGTTGATGATGGCAATGTACAAGATGCGTGCCCGTAAGCGCCCGGCTGAACAATGCCACGTTACGAATGTCCGTGACAACCCTGTATTGATAGCAGCAGATGCTGCCGAAGGGGCATTATATGGATTCGATGAATTGGAAACTACCGTAGCTAATACTCGTTACGGTCCTCTTAATGCTATTTCTCTCTTAGTAGGTGGGCATATTGGCCGTCCTGGAGTTCTTACCTGCTGCAGTATGGAAGAGAGCGTAGAACTTAGGCAAGCGATGTCAGGCTGGACTTCGTATGCGGAGACCATTTCCACTTACGGGACAGAGCGGGTCTTTGTGGATGGCGACGATACCCCTTGGTCAAAAGGGTTCCTATGCTCTGCCTACCAATCTCGAGGTGCTAAAACACGATTTACTTCAGGTGGAGCGGCAGAATTACTTATGGGATACCCGGATGGCAAATCGATGCTCTATTTGGAAGTAAGGACTCTTATGGTCACCAAGGGCGATGGCGCTCAAGGCACGCAGAACGGATGTAAGAGTTGCATTGGGGTGGGAGCCGCATTGCCGGGCGGTATTCGAGCTATCTTGGCAGAAAATTTAGCTGCCGCCATCTTGGATTTGGAGACGGTAACCGGTAATGATCAGAGCTTTACGCATTCCGATATCAGGCGTGTAGCCCGTACGCTGATGCAATTGCTCCCAGGTACGGATTTTATATGTGGAGGATATAGCGCTACGCCGAACTACGATAACATGTTTGCTGGATCCAATTGGGATACGGCCGATTATTATGACTGGATGGTTTTGCAACGCGACCTCAAGGTCGACGGTGGTCTGCGGCCGATAAAGGAAGAACAGGCAATTGAAATACGCAGTCGAGCGGCTAGGGCTATACAATGCGTCTTCAACGAATTGGGTTTACCCTCCATAACAGATGATGAAATCGAAGCGGCTATTTATTGCAACGGAAGCCGTGAAATGCCAGAGCGCGACATGGTCGCTGATATGAAAGCTGCACAACGGTTAGTAGAAGATGGGATATCTGGAATTGATATCGCTAAGATACTAGCAAAAAATGGCTATACAGATGCGGCAAGAGGCATTTTTGAAGTCCTCAAGCAGCGAATTGCTGGAGATTATTTACAGACCTCAGCCATTATCGATAAAAACTTCCACGTCATCAGCTCAGTAAATGAACCAAACGATTATTCGGGTCCAGGAACAGGTTACCGGGTGTCCGATGAGAAGTGGAAAGAGATCCAAAAGATACCCATGGAGCTTGGACCAGAAGACCTGATTTAA
- a CDS encoding TIGR01440 family protein: MELSEITSFLHRALSELLSVSELKSKDILVVGCSTSEILGKKIGSASNLEIAKAVMDGIKPLVRKFDLYLAVQCCEHLNRSLVVEGECAEKYQLEIVTVLPHLKAGGALAVTAYGEFEDPRVVEGIRGHAGIDIGDTMIGMHLKHVAVPVRSEIKKIGAANLVMARTRPKLIGGERAQYPSYYKK; encoded by the coding sequence GTGGAGTTAAGTGAAATAACGTCATTCCTACACAGGGCACTGTCAGAACTTTTGTCCGTTAGCGAGCTTAAATCAAAGGACATACTCGTCGTTGGATGCAGTACCAGCGAGATCTTGGGAAAAAAGATAGGTTCGGCATCGAATCTTGAGATTGCCAAGGCTGTTATGGATGGCATTAAGCCTCTTGTCAGGAAATTTGATTTATACCTCGCAGTGCAGTGTTGTGAGCATTTGAACAGATCTCTTGTCGTAGAGGGAGAGTGCGCTGAGAAATATCAGCTCGAGATTGTTACCGTCCTGCCCCACCTCAAAGCAGGTGGTGCCCTGGCGGTGACGGCTTACGGAGAATTCGAAGATCCAAGGGTAGTTGAAGGCATAAGGGGTCATGCGGGAATCGACATTGGAGATACAATGATAGGAATGCACCTCAAACATGTTGCTGTCCCGGTCAGGAGCGAGATTAAAAAGATTGGCGCTGCCAACCTGGTCATGGCAAGAACGAGACCGAAATTAATTGGAGGAGAGAGGGCTCAATACCCCTCTTACTACAAGAAATGA
- the gcvPA gene encoding aminomethyl-transferring glycine dehydrogenase subunit GcvPA gives MEEKEKRRAHPYIPNSVPEIKEELLKEIGIESAEDIFGQIPEHLRLNRPLNIPKAITSEYELKKHVTNLLSKNKNCEEYLNFLGGGCWQHYVPAVCKTIMERDEFLSAYVGEAFADHGKFQAQFEYASCIGELVDMDMVNTPTYDWAMACATTVRMASRMTGRGKALIAASISPERLSCIENYAWSSTSDIETVKYDPKTGLLDVDDLKSKLSDDVCVLYMENPNFFGVIESQGQEIADLLHSKGALLSVGVDPLSLGVLEPPAHYGADFACGDVQPMGIPMSYGGGLGGFIATPDEPKFVAEYPSLLFGIAETVEEGEYGFGEVLYERTSYASRDKAKDFLGTMAQLHGIVAGVYMALMGPQGMNELGEGLLQRASYATKKLSSVKGVKAPLFDSYHFKEFTVNFDGTKKTVAEINKALLDHKIFGGKDLSKDFPEMGQSALFCVTELHSKEDIDMLADALASVVGM, from the coding sequence ATGGAAGAGAAGGAAAAGAGAAGGGCTCATCCTTATATCCCCAATTCCGTTCCTGAAATTAAGGAGGAGTTGCTGAAGGAAATAGGGATTGAAAGCGCGGAGGATATTTTCGGTCAAATTCCAGAACATTTAAGGCTTAATAGGCCTCTAAACATCCCCAAGGCAATCACATCCGAATACGAGCTTAAAAAACACGTAACGAACCTGCTTTCCAAGAACAAAAATTGCGAGGAATACCTAAACTTTCTGGGCGGCGGATGCTGGCAGCATTACGTGCCGGCAGTTTGTAAGACCATAATGGAAAGGGATGAATTTTTGTCCGCCTACGTAGGAGAGGCCTTCGCAGATCACGGCAAATTTCAGGCCCAGTTTGAATACGCAAGCTGCATAGGTGAACTGGTCGACATGGATATGGTTAACACTCCTACCTACGATTGGGCCATGGCATGTGCCACCACCGTAAGGATGGCATCGCGCATGACGGGAAGAGGCAAGGCATTGATAGCTGCATCGATCAGCCCTGAGCGACTGTCCTGCATCGAAAACTACGCATGGTCTTCTACTTCAGATATAGAGACGGTCAAGTACGATCCGAAAACCGGCTTGCTCGACGTTGACGACTTAAAGAGCAAACTGTCCGACGATGTTTGCGTCTTGTATATGGAAAACCCCAATTTCTTCGGCGTCATTGAAAGCCAGGGACAAGAGATAGCCGACCTTCTTCATTCTAAGGGAGCGTTGCTGTCGGTGGGCGTGGATCCTCTTTCTTTAGGCGTGCTTGAACCGCCTGCCCACTACGGTGCCGATTTCGCCTGTGGCGACGTGCAGCCTATGGGTATTCCCATGAGCTATGGCGGCGGCTTGGGAGGATTCATAGCCACCCCTGATGAGCCTAAGTTCGTGGCGGAGTATCCCTCTTTGCTTTTTGGAATAGCTGAGACAGTGGAAGAGGGAGAATACGGATTTGGAGAGGTCTTGTACGAGAGGACGTCTTATGCATCTCGCGATAAGGCCAAGGACTTCTTGGGTACGATGGCCCAGCTTCACGGCATCGTCGCAGGCGTCTACATGGCTTTGATGGGACCGCAGGGAATGAATGAATTAGGCGAGGGATTGCTTCAGAGGGCTTCTTATGCCACTAAAAAGCTTTCGTCCGTCAAGGGAGTTAAGGCGCCGCTCTTTGATTCCTATCACTTTAAAGAATTTACGGTCAATTTCGACGGGACAAAAAAGACGGTAGCGGAGATAAATAAAGCCCTGCTTGACCACAAAATATTTGGCGGCAAAGACCTGTCGAAGGACTTCCCTGAAATGGGGCAAAGCGCCCTCTTTTGCGTGACGGAGCTTCACAGCAAAGAGGACATAGACATGCTGGCGGATGCTCTGGCTTCCGTCGTAGGCATGTAA
- a CDS encoding BMC domain-containing protein has product MERAIGTFELISVARGVATVDAMLKAANVKLFHASPICPGKYLIVVWGQVGAVRNALNAGKQVAEEMLTDEMLLPNVHPSVFPALACTTEVGDMGALGVVEALAAPCIIEAADAAAKAAKVVLIEIRLGRGMGAKSFFSMGGDISEVKTALTVAKELVASKGLLVDTSFIPNPHPDLKGAVL; this is encoded by the coding sequence ATGGAAAGGGCTATAGGAACTTTCGAGCTTATTAGCGTAGCCAGGGGTGTAGCGACGGTTGATGCTATGCTTAAGGCTGCAAACGTGAAACTTTTTCATGCCTCGCCAATATGCCCCGGTAAATACCTGATCGTGGTATGGGGACAGGTGGGTGCCGTCAGAAACGCCTTAAACGCAGGAAAGCAAGTGGCGGAGGAGATGTTGACAGACGAGATGCTGCTTCCAAACGTTCACCCTTCCGTCTTTCCTGCCCTGGCATGCACTACAGAGGTGGGCGATATGGGAGCATTGGGCGTGGTAGAAGCGTTGGCTGCTCCCTGCATCATAGAGGCAGCAGATGCGGCTGCCAAGGCTGCTAAGGTAGTTTTGATAGAGATCAGGTTGGGAAGGGGCATGGGGGCTAAGTCCTTCTTCTCCATGGGAGGAGATATTTCTGAGGTCAAGACGGCCCTTACGGTCGCCAAAGAGTTGGTCGCAAGCAAGGGTTTGCTTGTGGATACCTCTTTTATCCCCAATCCCCATCCCGACCTGAAGGGTGCAGTTTTGTAA
- a CDS encoding RiPP maturation radical SAM C-methyltransferase: MILSIPKAKANLDVALINMPFASFRQPSFALGILKSALKDEFNVKVFDFNVTFSEKIGVDLYDKISTWHIVDLLGDRLFAEMLYGNNIPTFEEYVDQVLIGNLKEHKAPYDKPGVDAHLSDELLKVQNSAGSFLEEISKVVARERPKIAAFTSMFHQQVASLALARRIKEVLPDTTVVFGGANCKGAMGLEFLAKHPFVDAICLGEGDTSFKKFVGLCLEGFDLGGLSKVDGIVTPMNLKSEGEKFSDHYRHVLEMDMGSVPIPDYDDFANIYRKRRSDSRVKPRLFFEMSRGCYWGQKKRCIFCGQSSETLVFRKKNRGRIVSEVRTLASKYEGFSLCASDESADKEMLEALADALSAFEKKPEIIYLQVRPDIDFGLLEKLSACGLKRLEVGIESLSSRVLSIIGKGVSVLQNIAFLKGCREAKIMPVWNFLWGFPGEPVEAYENMAKLVPLLTHLHPPNYAGQFRLDRFSPCFEDPSGYGIKDVSPYPSYSYVYPFDDESVSNLASFFTFEYQLPQNCAEYTHELMENIFFWKEIHPKSSLCFSRDEEGLIIDRRSGEGEWHIKLDPFTLAVCKACSKPVTIEAIALSLSEKGFVEDEDKIKQSIINLIKYGMVLKEGEMLLSLVTEEEVMP; encoded by the coding sequence ATGATCTTATCAATACCAAAAGCAAAAGCCAACCTGGATGTCGCTTTGATCAACATGCCCTTCGCCAGTTTTAGGCAACCTTCCTTTGCCCTCGGTATTTTAAAAAGCGCTTTGAAAGATGAATTCAACGTCAAGGTTTTTGATTTCAACGTTACTTTTTCTGAAAAGATCGGTGTAGATTTGTATGATAAAATATCTACTTGGCATATTGTAGATTTGCTTGGAGACAGGCTGTTTGCCGAAATGCTATATGGTAATAATATTCCTACATTCGAGGAATATGTTGACCAAGTGCTCATAGGAAATTTAAAGGAGCATAAAGCACCATACGATAAACCTGGCGTTGACGCTCATCTTTCCGATGAACTGTTAAAGGTTCAAAACTCGGCAGGCTCTTTTTTAGAAGAAATTTCAAAGGTCGTCGCAAGGGAAAGGCCGAAAATAGCAGCTTTCACAAGCATGTTTCATCAGCAGGTCGCCTCTTTGGCGTTGGCAAGGAGGATAAAAGAGGTTCTCCCAGACACCACAGTGGTCTTTGGTGGAGCCAATTGCAAAGGAGCGATGGGCCTGGAATTTTTGGCGAAACACCCCTTCGTGGATGCCATATGCCTTGGAGAGGGAGATACTTCATTTAAAAAATTCGTCGGTCTTTGCCTTGAAGGTTTCGACTTGGGCGGCCTGTCCAAGGTAGATGGAATTGTAACTCCTATGAATCTGAAAAGCGAAGGTGAAAAATTTTCTGATCATTACCGTCATGTTTTGGAGATGGATATGGGTTCGGTACCAATTCCAGATTACGATGATTTCGCGAACATTTATAGAAAAAGAAGGTCCGATTCGCGAGTAAAGCCGAGGTTGTTTTTCGAGATGTCCAGGGGTTGTTACTGGGGCCAGAAAAAAAGGTGTATCTTTTGCGGCCAATCGAGCGAGACGCTCGTCTTCAGAAAGAAAAACAGAGGCAGAATAGTCTCAGAAGTAAGAACTCTTGCAAGCAAATACGAGGGCTTTAGTTTATGCGCAAGCGACGAATCGGCCGATAAGGAAATGCTCGAGGCTTTGGCGGATGCGCTGTCCGCATTTGAAAAAAAGCCGGAAATCATTTATCTCCAGGTAAGGCCGGACATTGACTTTGGATTACTTGAGAAGCTATCTGCCTGTGGGCTAAAAAGGCTTGAAGTCGGCATTGAATCCTTAAGCTCAAGGGTTTTGTCCATAATTGGCAAAGGAGTGAGTGTACTTCAAAACATAGCATTTCTCAAAGGGTGTCGCGAAGCAAAAATAATGCCGGTGTGGAACTTTCTATGGGGTTTCCCGGGCGAACCTGTGGAGGCTTACGAAAACATGGCGAAGCTAGTGCCCCTGTTGACTCATTTACATCCGCCCAACTATGCTGGTCAATTCAGGCTAGACCGCTTTAGTCCCTGTTTCGAAGATCCCTCAGGATATGGTATAAAGGACGTAAGTCCCTATCCATCCTATTCTTACGTTTACCCCTTTGATGATGAATCAGTGAGCAATCTTGCCTCTTTTTTTACCTTTGAATATCAGCTCCCCCAAAATTGCGCCGAGTATACCCATGAACTTATGGAAAACATATTTTTCTGGAAGGAAATTCATCCCAAAAGTTCGCTTTGTTTTTCACGCGACGAAGAAGGGCTCATAATCGACAGAAGGTCCGGTGAGGGCGAATGGCACATAAAGCTTGATCCCTTTACATTGGCAGTTTGCAAAGCTTGCAGTAAGCCCGTGACCATTGAGGCTATCGCGTTAAGTTTAAGCGAAAAAGGTTTCGTAGAAGATGAAGATAAGATTAAGCAATCTATTATCAATTTAATAAAATATGGCATGGTATTAAAGGAAGGTGAGATGTTATTGAGCCTTGTGACTGAAGAAGAGGTGATGCCCTGA
- a CDS encoding ATP-NAD kinase family protein: MIRHRLGLVVNPIAGMGGRLGLKGTDGEEVLRICRERGAIAEAPKKAVEALLRLAPLKNEIEIVTYGGEMGEIEAKDAGFNPTVIGKITPGNTTSEDTKKAAREIADYGVELLLFAGGDGTARDIYSAIKEKRQPVLGIPAGVKIHSGVFAINPRRAGELALLYLQGKTKDVKEAEVMDIDEEAFRKGRVSAALYGYLFIPHERTFVQSKKAGQAASDAIDLEGISYYILDHMEKHKDALYILGPGTTTRAIKEKLGEGYTLLGVDVAKGKRLVTFDADEEKLLEILSDAKEAFIVVTVIGGQGYIFGRGNQQISPKVIRKVGLDNLIVISTRNKVSAFGHNPLLVDTGDEELDRALCGYIRVVTGYLEQRIMKVSA, translated from the coding sequence ATGATTCGTCATAGACTGGGGCTTGTGGTCAATCCCATTGCCGGCATGGGAGGCAGATTGGGTTTAAAAGGTACCGACGGCGAGGAGGTCTTGAGGATCTGCAGGGAAAGGGGGGCGATAGCTGAGGCGCCCAAAAAGGCCGTAGAGGCCCTCCTCCGCCTAGCCCCCTTAAAAAACGAAATAGAGATAGTCACATACGGTGGAGAAATGGGCGAGATCGAGGCAAAAGATGCAGGTTTTAACCCTACCGTTATAGGCAAGATTACCCCGGGAAATACGACCTCGGAAGACACAAAGAAGGCGGCAAGAGAAATAGCAGATTACGGCGTTGAACTTTTATTGTTCGCGGGCGGAGATGGAACTGCCAGAGACATATATTCGGCTATAAAAGAAAAAAGGCAACCTGTTTTGGGAATTCCGGCGGGCGTTAAAATCCATTCCGGCGTATTTGCAATAAATCCAAGGAGAGCGGGCGAACTAGCTCTCCTTTATTTGCAGGGAAAGACAAAGGATGTAAAGGAAGCGGAAGTCATGGATATAGACGAAGAGGCCTTCCGCAAAGGCCGGGTTAGTGCTGCCCTTTACGGATATTTGTTCATTCCTCACGAGAGGACTTTCGTTCAAAGCAAGAAGGCGGGGCAAGCAGCTTCTGACGCGATCGACCTGGAGGGAATATCCTATTACATTTTGGATCATATGGAGAAGCACAAGGATGCCCTTTACATTTTGGGCCCCGGCACAACAACGAGGGCCATTAAAGAGAAGTTGGGAGAAGGCTACACGTTGCTTGGTGTTGACGTCGCCAAGGGCAAGCGACTTGTAACCTTCGATGCCGACGAAGAAAAGTTGCTCGAAATTTTATCGGATGCCAAAGAAGCCTTTATAGTCGTCACGGTAATTGGGGGACAGGGATATATATTTGGAAGGGGCAATCAACAGATCAGTCCAAAGGTCATAAGAAAGGTTGGCCTTGACAACCTCATCGTAATTTCGACGCGCAATAAGGTATCGGCCTTCGGCCATAATCCCCTTCTGGTCGACACGGGAGACGAAGAGCTGGATCGGGCACTCTGCGGATATATTAGAGTGGTTACGGGATATCTCGAGCAACGCATTATGAAAGTCTCAGCTTAA
- a CDS encoding propanediol/glycerol family dehydratase medium subunit: MEISDKELLKKIVGEVIRNLDAKEVSSVNNLHDVDDKFELREIGPAKRGIQRDEVVIGISPAYGRRLTKTITGIDVMAVLREIMAGIEEEGVKPRIVRVLKTADCAFIGHEAAKLSGSGVGIGLQTRGTAVIHQRDLLPLSNLELFPQAPVMTLQVFRAIGKNAAKYAKGETPQPVPTLQDPMSRPRYQAKSAIMHMEEVKYVQEETPSMELELRKKEAV; this comes from the coding sequence ATGGAAATTTCTGACAAAGAATTACTTAAAAAAATTGTGGGAGAAGTTATAAGAAACTTAGACGCAAAAGAAGTGTCTTCTGTAAATAATCTTCATGATGTTGACGATAAATTTGAACTTAGGGAAATAGGGCCGGCAAAACGTGGTATACAGCGTGATGAAGTAGTAATCGGCATTAGTCCAGCTTACGGTCGACGTTTAACGAAAACTATTACGGGGATCGATGTTATGGCAGTTCTTAGAGAGATTATGGCTGGAATAGAGGAGGAAGGAGTCAAACCCAGGATCGTCCGTGTGCTTAAGACTGCAGATTGTGCTTTTATTGGTCATGAGGCAGCAAAATTAAGCGGTTCCGGGGTAGGCATCGGCTTGCAGACCCGTGGTACGGCTGTTATTCATCAGCGTGACCTTCTTCCGTTATCCAACTTGGAATTGTTTCCTCAAGCGCCGGTGATGACCCTTCAAGTCTTTCGGGCCATTGGGAAAAATGCTGCCAAATACGCCAAAGGTGAAACACCTCAGCCTGTTCCTACATTACAGGACCCGATGTCGAGGCCACGTTATCAAGCTAAGTCAGCAATTATGCATATGGAAGAAGTAAAATATGTTCAAGAGGAAACTCCGTCGATGGAACTGGAACTACGGAAAAAGGAGGCTGTATGA
- a CDS encoding glycerol dehydrogenase encodes MARIMIAPGRYVQGAGAMNEVGKHVALLGKKALVLGGKRGLDSVRDAMKKSFSENGIEYFEEHFGGECCDQEIDRLTAIAKQSGADVIVGVGGGKALDTAKAVAEYMKVPVASIPTIAATDAPCSALAVIYTPEGVFERYFVLPHNPNLVLVDTNIIAKAPTRLLVSGMGDALATWFEAEACSFTKAPNMPGGEGTAAALALAKLCYELLLEYGLDAKIACEAHAVTPALEKIVEANTLLSGLGFESSGLAAAHAVHDGMTVLEETHKSYHGEKVSFGTLTQLVLQDADPDTIYEVLDFACSIGLPVTLKQLGLKEVSYEKLFPAAEAACAEGTTMANMPFKVTPDMVVNAMLGADALGRAFLEE; translated from the coding sequence ATGGCCAGAATAATGATAGCCCCGGGCAGGTATGTCCAGGGGGCAGGGGCAATGAACGAGGTCGGAAAGCACGTAGCATTGCTTGGCAAAAAGGCACTGGTGCTTGGCGGAAAACGAGGGCTAGATTCCGTTAGGGATGCCATGAAGAAAAGTTTTTCCGAAAACGGCATAGAATATTTTGAAGAGCACTTTGGCGGGGAATGCTGCGACCAGGAAATCGACAGGCTAACGGCGATTGCCAAGCAAAGCGGTGCTGACGTTATAGTTGGCGTTGGCGGAGGAAAGGCGCTCGATACCGCCAAGGCCGTTGCCGAGTACATGAAGGTCCCCGTGGCCTCAATACCCACCATAGCAGCAACGGACGCTCCTTGCAGTGCGCTGGCCGTCATCTATACACCTGAAGGCGTATTTGAAAGGTATTTTGTCCTTCCTCATAATCCCAATTTGGTGTTGGTAGATACCAATATAATTGCTAAAGCCCCAACCCGCTTGCTCGTATCCGGCATGGGAGACGCCTTAGCTACGTGGTTTGAGGCAGAAGCGTGCAGCTTCACGAAAGCCCCTAACATGCCAGGAGGCGAGGGGACTGCCGCAGCACTGGCCTTGGCTAAACTCTGTTACGAATTGTTATTGGAATACGGCTTGGATGCCAAGATCGCCTGCGAAGCCCATGCCGTGACTCCTGCATTGGAAAAGATCGTCGAAGCCAATACCCTGCTTTCCGGCTTGGGGTTTGAAAGCAGCGGGCTTGCCGCCGCTCATGCGGTCCACGACGGCATGACAGTCCTGGAAGAGACGCATAAATCCTATCATGGGGAGAAGGTATCCTTTGGTACGTTGACGCAGTTGGTGCTTCAGGACGCAGATCCTGACACCATATATGAGGTGCTGGATTTCGCATGCTCAATTGGTCTTCCGGTAACGCTAAAGCAGCTTGGGCTCAAGGAGGTAAGCTATGAGAAATTGTTCCCGGCTGCTGAAGCTGCCTGTGCGGAAGGCACCACGATGGCAAATATGCCGTTCAAAGTGACCCCCGATATGGTCGTAAATGCCATGTTGGGCGCCGATGCATTGGGAAGGGCCTTTTTAGAGGAGTAA